The genome window ATCTGCTGGTGTCAGCGTGACCGGTCCCAATGTACTTGGACTGGAGGTGTTCAAGTTGGCTGTGGATGTTGTAGCGGTCCGTCATGATCCGGTAGTTGAGTctacaaataaaatacaatttttaaCATTCTACTTCAAAGTTGAAATGCAGAATGGACAAGGGATTGTAGAACACATTGTTTGCTTAACTCCAGCGTAGCCAACTGTAAGACTTTGCTACACACAGAGGAAGTAGTATAATGAATGTAGCTAACCTAGCTAGTAGAACTAGATTAGAAGCTATCTTATTatgctagtctagctagctcgctTAACAAGAACACATGGGTTGAGACTAACTAATAACGTTAGTCTAGTTAGCTAGCGTTACATCAAAACATTCGCTTTCGACCCTTCCGTGGATCAATGTTTGGTATGCTATTGTACACGAACTAGTTTGAGTGATACGCATTGATAGTATGACCCTGTTGAGACATCTCTATGctttagctagctctagctagaaATCTGGCTTCATAAACTAGCCTAACAATTTAGCttgagctaggctagctaaAAACGAACACGTTTGCCGTTATTTAGTCTACCGAGGCTAACTATGTTATAATCTAGCTTGTCTCTTGTCTAAAGCGAACGGTGGTTCCTCATCACAAGCCATTAACATGTGTTACAATACTTACTAGACCGTAAAAGTAGACACCAGTGTAGTTACAAATCAGCCGATAGACAACGTACTGCTATCGTTTCCGGTGGAAGGAGCCTACAAATGGGTGGAGCTTTCAGGCCGCTGGTGTAGTTCTCCACGTTGATCACACATCCAATGCCACTTTGATAAAACAACAGAAATCTGAGTGTACTAAACtgcctgtactgtgtgtgtggactggggaggggggattaCTTTTGTTAAAAGGTGGTCTGAAGTTCTCAACTGAGTTGATTTTTTATAGGctagattctctctctctttataacaATCTATATAATTTGACAATGATGTACTAGTCTTAGACCAGCCTGTTTTATAATCAGAGACTGTACATTTGAACAGTACTGTACGaacagcctcagtttgatatttcccgctATGAtctcactctcggttagtacTGTAAATAGTTATTATCGCTTGCCCAGCATTCCATCCCATCATGTTAAAAGggcacacatataacaacccttATTATAAGTCCATCTGACAAGCTTAATTATCCTGGCAACCCCGCTGCAACATAACCACCCTAGAATGACCCTACCCTTTTATCCACTCACTGCCATTTGATGCAGTTTGATGACCATAAACGTCTTATAGATCAAACGGAACATATTGTACTTTGGATCAAAATGACCCATTCTTGATTTaaacaaatgacaaaataaTGATGTAATGAGAAAATTGTTATACAGATTGGATTCATGGTTTGATTTATATCAAACACATACTAGTTCATAACATACTCATTAATTTCTATCTTGTAAAGGGATCTTCATACTCCCTTGGTTCAAAGTAATGCGTGAAACAATATTTTGAGAATCATGATGTCTTTGTGTACGGTAAGTTTCCTCCAAACATACCAACTCAATACATGCTTTATTTCCTCTAAGGGAATAGGGTAGAGAGAAAAAGGCTGAACTATCATGAACAAGGGTCGTGCTTATTTGATTTGAAATATTACCAAATTACATTACAACCCTTCTTCAGGTGGCAGAGGTATCATGGCAGGTCATAAAGAGCCTGGCAATAACAAGACAGCTGCTGCTGTGGAGACTCAGAACTGGAGCAGAGCTGATGGAGGACTGAGAGGCTCAAAATGATATGGAGTTAGGGTTGGTGCTGTACGGGCTGAAGGGTTGAGTGCACTGAAGGTTAGAAGATTAAAGTGTTGCAGTGCTGGGAACTGAGAGTTTAAGCCCAGGTGGGATGGAGGTCTGGGGCTGTTATGAGGGCAGGACAAGCTGTGGCTGAGCTAGGGGCTGGAAGGTGGAGGCTGTTTTTGTGGGATCTATATTGCAATCTGTAGTGTTCTTATCTGCTGAAGCTCAATATAAAACCACCAAATAATTTCCACATCACCAGATTAAGTGATATGACTCATGCTACTGAAATTGATATTACTTAAAATGTGCTCTGTCACCTCAGAGTGACAGGGAGAAAATATTTTCTGACATATTATGATGGAATATTCGAAATGTGTAATGAGAATTGTATacattgtggggggggggggggggtgaaatacaaacaatgtacagtattttcaagataggcctacatgttaaaATGAAGGAAAACAATTAGATTGATAAGTGATCGATTTATTGAGGTATTAAAAATCACATTTACAAGTCAAAACTCAGGTTTTTTGTGCAGTACATACATGTGAAGACTACCACGCATATTGTTATATCAGAATGTGAAAATGTCAGTCAAAACATCTAGTTTATGGTTGATAATGACaatcattgttttgtttttacgtAGCAATAAATGTGCAGGTTCACTCACCACACAACTGTGATCATTATATGTACAATCAAAACATTGAGAACCTCCCATTTTACACAACTTTTTAATATCAGATTGACATTGAATACAAGTAAATAACCTCCCTACAACACCTGACGTCAACAGCACAAATGGACTTTTCTATACAGTGGCACATTTTCACTTCTTTACAATGGAAAAGAGAATGACCCACGCATGATAGAAGCGTAATCTATGACAAACAAAGCCAGATGGCTGCCGCCACTGATGTCCTTTCAAAGAACCGGTAAAAGGATTGACATAGAAAAGAATTAACCTGTGTATTGGGCACGTCAGTGTAGTGCCACATGGACAGTTAAATGCCTTTGTTAGTGAGGACCGACTCCATGCATTTGGCTCTTTAATAGCTTGTAATAGTTTGCTTTGTAATATTTAAAGAAGATCAGCCATTTGACATTGATTAAGCAGCATCATCATTTTATACCACAGCACATTTTTGGCACATGTTGCCTTGTCTGGCCAGCTGGCACAGTATTTGTAGCATGGTATATGACTCATTAGCTTGCCTTATTTTTATACAACAATATAAGGACACTGAATAAGGTACAATAGATATATATttcatatatacagtacatacaattTTGAACAATATTTAAGGCTAATATATAAGGCTTGGCAACTcacaaatactgtacacatacaAGACAGTAAAGTATGAAACACCATACAGCATAGTAATTAACCGATAACAAAATCATTTTAGAAATGAATTCAAGTCACTTCGGATGGAGACCAGGGCCAGGGTGTGAGTGATAGTGGCACCAGGCAGAGGGACCACAGAAGAGACAATCAACCTGCCATGCTCTGttctgccagtctgctgtggaaCAATCACAATCGAGACCTAGCTTCTGCGTCAGCTCTGTGTTTAGTCCCATAGTTCAGCCATAGAGTGTCCAATAGAAATCCAATTGCAGAATCAAGGACAACATTTATTTCACTAAGGCAGTCGAGTGAAACCTCTAGTGAGGCCAGGTCACAATCTAACAGGGTGAAGCGCACTAGAGTCATGTTCTAGTCATACTGTGTTTGTGGCgtagtagcagtgtgtgtgtgtgtgtgtgtacatgtttgtgtgtgctaatGCTCGGATGCGTCGGGGGGCCCTCcagacccctctctccctctgtgtgtttctgtcagaggGTTGTCGTTACCTGTGTGACCTCAGAGTTCAACTCGTCATTGGGCTGGCTGTGGCGTGAGTCCAGCGAGGACGCCTCCATGGCTAGTCATACCTGATGATTAGTCCGATCCACTGTGTGCCCGCTGGACTGTGGGCCCTCACGCTGGGGGTGACGAGCACGAGAGGAGTTCTGCAGCTCCAGGACAGACGGGGTTGGAATGCAGAACTCCCTGAAGCACCTCTTGAAGTTCTCGTCCAGGAAGGCGTAGAGCACAGGGTTGAGGCTGCTGTTGGTGTAGCCCAGAGCAATGCAGAAGTGCCAGGTGACTGACTGTAGAGTGGAGTTGGGGATGTTGACCAGGGCTTTGATGATGACGAAGATGTGGATGGGCGTCCAGCAGATGATGAAGACGGCCACCACCACCAGGACCATGCGGGTGATCCTTCGCAGGTTCCTGTCCTTCTCTTTGGAGCCTGACAGCATACGCACGCTCTTCAGGCGCAGGATCATGAGGCCGTAGCACACAGTGATGATGAGGACGGGCATGATGAAGGCAAAGATGAAGACGCAGATCTTTAGCAGCGTATCCCAATACCAGGAGGGATGGGGAAAGAGCAGGGTGCAATCAGTGACTCCTGTTGGTGTGAGGGAAATGatgacaacacacagacacacacacagacacacacacacacacacaggcccagccaCAAATGAACACAGGGACACAGTTGACTGCCACACAAAGAAAATATCCATGGCTTTCTTACATTTACAGGTTCTGACATACTGGAGAGATGAATTACAACTTCAGCTCTCAGCTGTTAACAGCTCTTCAAAAAAAACGAAGAACTTGACCTACTTGCATTCAATTAGAAGGACTCAAAGAAAATAactggtgtgtgtatttgtactcATCCGTGAGTAAGGTTTCAATAGAATAATGTCTCAAATGAAAAGTACATTCAGTAACACAGGTTGCATCTGTTCACTAACTGCCGTTCTGAACAAAAACATCAGAACATTGGCTTTGAAATGCTTTTTACAACCCCCTCTCATGAATTTGCTCACTCATCAGGAACTTTTCCCACCAATTGTACACACTGTTTCCTCCACTCGTACTGCAATTATGCCTAAAACTCTGGAAGAGCAATACACGTGGTCTCATCTGCCAGACTGCACTTTATACTTAATTGACCTTGATCACATGAACCTGATTTGTAAAAGCTGTAGTTACGGGCGATTGTGGAGACACACTCATGCATCATCAGCAGTTGCCTAGCACACGACTGTGTCTACTGTCCACAAACTGCTACTATGGATGCAGTTAGAAAGCCAAAATAGTAAAGCCTGCTGGAATAGTTTAATGCCTTCATCACCCTCATGAGGGACTATAGCTAAGACCCTTACTCCCAAGCCCTCAGATTAGTGTGGTGTCGAGAAGCTGGACAATTGGTCTTGGTCAGATCCATGGAGAGCAGTAGTTCTCTATGTGCTGTTTGCCACTAGGCCTCTGAGAAGAGTGTGAATGTACAGCTGTACTTGCCATGGTTGGTAACAGTAGAAGCCATAAACATGACAGGCAGGCCGATGGCGGAGGACAAGATCCAGTTACACACGTTGACAATCTTTGCATTGCGTGGCGTGCGGAAGTCCAGCGCCTTCACGGGATGGCAGACGGCAATGTAGCGATCGATGCTCATGGTGGTCAGGGTGAAGATGCTTGTGAACATGTTGTAGTAATCGATGGAGACGACCATCTTACACAGCACATCTTCAAACGGCCAGCTGCCCATGAGAAAGTTGACACTCTGGAAGGGCAGCGTGCTGGTGACTAAGGCGTCCGCCAGCGCCAGGTTAAAGATGTAGATGTTAGTGGCTGTCTTCATCTTGGTGTACCTGGGCAGAAAAGAAACACAATAGTAAAACGTGCAGGACCGACGGCTCAGGTTAGAAGGCCGCCCACTCACTGATACATAAACATGTAATGAAGGAGAACGTTTCAgtaggtggacagagagagagagagagagggggagagagagagagagagagagagagagagagagagagagagagagaaagagagagaaagagagagagagagagggagagataacaCCTAAACCAGTCTTTTCTCCACTGTTGTATGCTTTGAACTGGTAAACGGTGTAAACAATAATACAATGCATGGTCTTGTGTGTTATCGTACACAAGCTGCCATTTTGGCTTTTCTTGTTCCTGTCCAATGTACCTAAGCTTGTTTACTTGCAACCTAAATCCTCTTATAACAAGTGTGGACCGACAGCCTATAATTAAACTTTATTGGCTTCAACTAACATGGATATCAAGTAATTCCTTCCGCACACTGTTACATCTTACTGTCCCGTTTTTCTTAtatgacagtgtgtgagagaaggctGTGTCCTGGAGGAGTTGGGATTCTTGATTCATGGGATTCTTAACTGGTCTCAGCTTCATTATAGTATGCTGTTCCCCAAGTTCTTAGGAGCCCCATCATTAAAATGTTATTGTCAATTTTCTTTATTACTATTTGCATTTTTTTGGTCAAGCATACCAGCCAGGAAACCATGATTTAGGAACACTGTTTTAGTAACTACTAAAACTAAAGAAATACTTAAAAATATAATAAAGAAGCTGGATTTTGAAACATTTATAGAAAATAAGGTTGTTTGACTTGCGCACTGAACCAGTATAATCTGTTGGGACCAAATAGTGATTACAAAGAACTAAACGGCTTTAGACATTTATTTTCCATGCTAATGGATAAAAAAGTTTAATATTACTTTCAAGTAGCAAGAACTTTTAACAACCCTTATTAGAAACAATAATCCAAGGACACTAAACACTGGCCAATGGAAAATAGGTCATCACTATACTAATTCTAGAATGTCTTCATTTGGTGTTCCATAAACCCTGTACATAACAACACCTGCATCCATAATGTTTCCTAATTTGCCTTTTTAATAAGACCACGTTTAATTCATGCCTGTTCCTTTTCACTCAGTCGGAGTGAGTGTTGGTCTTTACCTGGAGATTTGAAAAATGGTCTAGGTTTA of Hypomesus transpacificus isolate Combined female chromosome 11, fHypTra1, whole genome shotgun sequence contains these proteins:
- the oprm1 gene encoding mu-type opioid receptor isoform X2; the encoded protein is MKTATNIYIFNLALADALVTSTLPFQSVNFLMGSWPFEDVLCKMVVSIDYYNMFTSIFTLTTMSIDRYIAVCHPVKALDFRTPRNAKIVNVCNWILSSAIGLPVMFMASTVTNHGKYITDCTLLFPHPSWYWDTLLKICVFIFAFIMPVLIITVCYGLMILRLKSVRMLSGSKEKDRNLRRITRMVLVVVAVFIICWTPIHIFVIIKALVNIPNSTLQSVTWHFCIALGYTNSSLNPVLYAFLDENFKRCFREFCIPTPSVLELQNSSRARHPQREGPQSSGHTVDRTNHQV
- the oprm1 gene encoding mu-type opioid receptor isoform X3 codes for the protein MKTATNIYIFNLALADALVTSTLPFQSVNFLMGSWPFEDVLCKMVVSIDYYNMFTSIFTLTTMSIDRYIAVCHPVKALDFRTPRNAKIVNVCNWILSSAIGLPVMFMASTVTNPTGVTDCTLLFPHPSWYWDTLLKICVFIFAFIMPVLIITVCYGLMILRLKSVRMLSGSKEKDRNLRRITRMVLVVVAVFIICWTPIHIFVIIKALVNIPNSTLQSVTWHFCIALGYTNSSLNPVLYAFLDENFKRCFREFCIPTPSVLELQNSSRARHPQREGPQSSGHTVDRTNHQV
- the oprm1 gene encoding mu-type opioid receptor isoform X6; the protein is MKTATNIYIFNLALADALVTSTLPFQSVNFLMGSWPFEDVLCKMVVSIDYYNMFTSIFTLTTMSIDRYIAVCHPVKALDFRTPRNAKIVNVCNWILSSAIGLPVMFMASTVTNHGKYSFTDCTLLFPHPSWYWDTLLKICVFIFAFIMPVLIITVCYGLMILRLKSVRMLSGSKEKDRNLRRITRMVLVVVAVFIICWTPIHIFVIIKALVNIPNSTLQSVTWHFCIALGYTNSSLNPVLYAFLDENFKRCFREFCIPTPSVLELQNSSRARHPQREGPQSSGHTVDRTNHQV
- the oprm1 gene encoding mu-type opioid receptor isoform X5; its protein translation is MKTATNIYIFNLALADALVTSTLPFQSVNFLMGSWPFEDVLCKMVVSIDYYNMFTSIFTLTTMSIDRYIAVCHPVKALDFRTPRNAKIVNVCNWILSSAIGLPVMFMASTVTNHGKYSWGVTDCTLLFPHPSWYWDTLLKICVFIFAFIMPVLIITVCYGLMILRLKSVRMLSGSKEKDRNLRRITRMVLVVVAVFIICWTPIHIFVIIKALVNIPNSTLQSVTWHFCIALGYTNSSLNPVLYAFLDENFKRCFREFCIPTPSVLELQNSSRARHPQREGPQSSGHTVDRTNHQV
- the oprm1 gene encoding mu-type opioid receptor isoform X4, with the translated sequence MKTATNIYIFNLALADALVTSTLPFQSVNFLMGSWPFEDVLCKMVVSIDYYNMFTSIFTLTTMSIDRYIAVCHPVKALDFRTPRNAKIVNVCNWILSSAIGLPVMFMASTALTPTGVTDCTLLFPHPSWYWDTLLKICVFIFAFIMPVLIITVCYGLMILRLKSVRMLSGSKEKDRNLRRITRMVLVVVAVFIICWTPIHIFVIIKALVNIPNSTLQSVTWHFCIALGYTNSSLNPVLYAFLDENFKRCFREFCIPTPSVLELQNSSRARHPQREGPQSSGHTVDRTNHQV
- the oprm1 gene encoding mu-type opioid receptor isoform X1 → MKTATNIYIFNLALADALVTSTLPFQSVNFLMGSWPFEDVLCKMVVSIDYYNMFTSIFTLTTMSIDRYIAVCHPVKALDFRTPRNAKIVNVCNWILSSAIGLPVMFMASTVTNHGVTDCTLLFPHPSWYWDTLLKICVFIFAFIMPVLIITVCYGLMILRLKSVRMLSGSKEKDRNLRRITRMVLVVVAVFIICWTPIHIFVIIKALVNIPNSTLQSVTWHFCIALGYTNSSLNPVLYAFLDENFKRCFREFCIPTPSVLELQNSSRARHPQREGPQSSGHTVDRTNHQV